In the genome of Anabaena cylindrica PCC 7122, the window CCTAGTAAATTAAAGGCTAACACAGTCAGAATAATCAAGATTGCTGGTGGCAAAATTAGCCAAGGTTGTAAAACTAAAATAGACGCATTACTTGCCAAAGAAAGCATATTTCCCCAAGAAGGATCTGGTTGTTGAATCCCTAAACCAATTAGACTCAATACAGCTTCAGCACCAATAAAACTAGGAATTGTCAGAGTAGCTGAAATAACTATATAGCTTGCAGTTTGGGGTAAAACGTGCCGCATAATAATATATATTGGCTTACCACCCATTGCCTGTGCTGCTTGTACAAATTCTCGCTCTTTAATTGATAGTACCTGCCCGCGAATTACCCTTGCTAAACCTGCCCAACTAATCACAGAAGTAATGACTACAATTAATAAAAACCGCTGCGTACTAGTTAATTGCGGACTTAAGACTCCTGATAATGCTGCCAACAAATAAATACTAGGAAAAGTCATCAGCACTTCTGCCAAACGCATGATCACACTATCAATCACACCGCCAAAATAACCAGAAATACCACCTATCAATAAACCAAGAGGATAGGTGATAATAATCCCAAAAATCCCAATAAATAAACTAATACGGCCACCATAAAGCAATCTACTAAATTGATCTCGTCCTTGGTCATCAGTACCTAAAAGGTTAAATTTTGCTTCACCAGTTGAGCCAAACAAATGCCAATTCAGAGGAATACCAGGGATAATGGTGACTTCATCCCATTTGGGAGGTAATGGCAAACTGAGTTGAAATAATCTATATTCTGATCCAGAGACAAACAAACCTAATGGTGAAGACTTTTTGAAGTCTACAATTAGTTTCCGTTCTCCTGTTTCTAAATTTGTATCCCCTTGAGTTGTCGGATATATATGCGGTCCAATAAATTGACCTGCCGGAGAAACCCAGTAAATACGAGTCGGTGGCAGTAATGAACCATTTAGCTGTGATTCATATGGGTTATAAGGTGCAATAAAATCAGCCCCAACTACTGCCAAATAGAAAACTAACAGCAAGGTTGCCCCAAATCGCGCCAAAGGATTTTTTTTCAGTCTCTGCCACCAATTCATAATTTCTTATCACAAATCGAACAATTTTAGATCTTAGATTGACCCCATATGATAAATAAATTTAGGGGCTTGATAATTTTCGATTGATTCCCCTGATTTATCTAGGGACTTTTTCCCTTAAGAAACTATTGATCAAAGGTAATGGATACAGGTTAGCAATTCGTTAGTTATTGCTGTTTATTAATTACTTATGAGTAATGACTATCTAAGCATTTAACTGTTCAGCTAAATACCGGAATTCTTCATTTTGTTTTTCATGTTCGACAACAAAAACATTGGAATAAAGATTGGCTAAAACTTGTTTTCCTTGTTGTGTTAGAGATAGATAATGGAGTCCTTCTTTAATATAAGGATAGACACCATGCCAATAAAATTTGGCGTAGTTTTTGCGTAGATCTCCAGGATTTTGATAGCCTAAAGCTTTATTAATCCCCGTTTCTTCAAATTCATAAAACAAACTCGTGATTTTTTTTAAGTAACGCGGATCACTTAATTGACCAATTAAATCAGCAGCACGTACTAATCCCGCAAAATGATTGGAATCTTGATGATCATCTGCATGAGGCACAGGGAAACGAGTTAATTCAATATTACGTTTAATCGCTTCTGAATCTATTAAATAATGTCCACCAAATC includes:
- a CDS encoding ABC transporter permease, which translates into the protein MNWWQRLKKNPLARFGATLLLVFYLAVVGADFIAPYNPYESQLNGSLLPPTRIYWVSPAGQFIGPHIYPTTQGDTNLETGERKLIVDFKKSSPLGLFVSGSEYRLFQLSLPLPPKWDEVTIIPGIPLNWHLFGSTGEAKFNLLGTDDQGRDQFSRLLYGGRISLFIGIFGIIITYPLGLLIGGISGYFGGVIDSVIMRLAEVLMTFPSIYLLAALSGVLSPQLTSTQRFLLIVVITSVISWAGLARVIRGQVLSIKEREFVQAAQAMGGKPIYIIMRHVLPQTASYIVISATLTIPSFIGAEAVLSLIGLGIQQPDPSWGNMLSLASNASILVLQPWLILPPAILIILTVLAFNLLGDGLRDALDPRSLQR